One genomic window of Deltaproteobacteria bacterium includes the following:
- a CDS encoding HEPN domain-containing protein gives MTKQGKFEKIHADELMLIAEQDLESARALASVQAGRPENIFLLAQQGLAKALKAILCWREQPIPFVHDSGSR, from the coding sequence ATGACTAAACAAGGTAAATTTGAGAAGATTCATGCGGATGAACTGATGCTGATTGCTGAACAGGATCTTGAATCAGCGAGGGCACTTGCATCCGTACAAGCGGGACGACCCGAGAATATTTTTTTACTGGCGCAGCAGGGTCTCGCAAAGGCCTTAAAGGCCATCCTTTGCTGGCGTGAGCAGCCCATACCGTTTGTGCACGATAGCGGAAGTCGGTAA